The segment GAAATTTATGCACTGAATccagaattttcaaaatctggCGAAATCTTTGGCGAAACCGATCCATTGAATTATCTCGATAAAAATGATGCAAACTACGTTCAAGTTGTGACAACGACCTTGAATGAGAgatacaaatttgaaaatgggCATCACACGTTCATCATGAATTATGGGGCAAATCCTCAATTACCATGCATTTATCGACGCGCTTTGGATCATTCGACAATCAGAACAGCGCCATGCAGTGAGAAAATTGTAACGCAATATTTTCGATATTCTGTCAACCCGGCGAATAATTTTACGGGATGGACTTGTTTAAGattcgaaattaataatttttttagaattgttTGTGCTGAAAAGGAGTTTAATCGGATGGGAGTTTGGGCTAATAAGAAGTTAAAAGATAAAAGTAATTATTCGGTGATAACTTCTGGAGGTGTTCCTTATGCTTATGTCGACTTTAAAGAGGAATATAAGAAGCAAAAGATCTTGCAAGAAGAGAAACAAAAGGAGTTAGAAAAGCAAAAAGAGCTCGAGAGGCAAAAACTGGAAGctcaaaagaataaaaagaagaaacaaggcaaaaaacaaaagaaaactaaaaagaCAGAAGACTAAATTAAGtctaaaaagtttcaaatgagTCCTTTATAAAAAGCTTAACGACAAAAATCTATCAATTTGTTAAgttgatgagaaaaaattaataaatatctcaaaattattgatatccatataaaaaaaattagactaAAAATCCATATATCGAGGCTTTGTAACGCATTAACTCAAGTTTAAcctcaaaaatcttttaaaaagtcTTTTGTAGTTTGTCAAAAAGAGTTATGAGAAGGTTTTGGAcaagttttgaaaaagaaaaagttaattgacgtaaaggaaaaaattcaaaaagttcagaaataagaattttcattatattgaaaagtaaaattcattgcatatCTCATGATaggggcaaaaaattaaatttttataagaaattaacaataatttaaattttgaaaaacgaaaaaagtacTTTGGATGGGTAGAACCAAGTCTACGGGTCCTCGATCTATCGAAAAATCgattctaacaaatttttgaggaCCCGTAGACTTTGTTCTATCcatcaaatttcataattcgcaaatttcttataaaaaatgaatttttgcccCTATGATGAtttatgcaataaattttacatttaaatataatgaaaattcttatttcTGAACTTTCTGGATTTTTCCTTTTACATTAAACATAAGATTTGaaactctttaaaatttctttattcaaGCTTTCAAGCTTAATTGAGCCTTTCAAATCAATAACCATTGTCAGTTTCAAGAGTATACGGAACATACGGAGGATTCTTCGAaggttcaaaataataaacccCGGGCTTCTCCCGATCAGCATGAATTCCCATCCGATCATAAAACTTAGTCTTGCAATTATCCATCAAATAGTTCGTTAAATTCCTATCGCATCGCCTTGCTGCAAAGACATTTTCCGGGTTCAAAGCGTATCTAAAGTAGTCGATAACTATCTCATGACTACAAACATAAGCCAATTCTGTCTTTCTAAATCTGCAAGGAAATTGTGGATATCTTCCCAAATTCGGTCTAAAATTCTGATGACCCATCATCGTGTCAGACCCAAGAGCATTCGAAGACGTATAAATAGCTTGAATGTATTTAGCATCTCTTCTGTCCAGGCGATATTCGTATTCGTCTTGAACTGGTTCAGTAAAGAGCGGACCCATGGGATCTAAGGCATAAATGGCGCCAATTTGATTGTCAAATTGATTACTCACGAAACTAGCTAGATGTGCAGCCAAACCGTGACCTATTAAGGAAATGTCGTCCAATTCTATTCCATGGTATTCGTTCAGGGTTTGGATAAAACCGGAAATCAGTTTCGTAGCTCGTGGTATTGAACGATCAATGATTCGTATGAGATCTGTACCCCATGCCAGGGACTCCCAATATATCATGCAAACGTTTACGTCGTTGTACTTGATGTAATctatgaaaagagaaaaattagaaaaaaattttttaaaacaagaaaaacttaCCGTTAGCCATTTCCATCATCCATTTTGATTCGGTGAATCTCCAACCATGAATTAAAATTGCCACGGGAAGAGTTTCGTTAATGAaacgatttttcttcttcccatcatttttggttttcaattgttttcgaAATTCTTTTGGTTCAGGATTTTCCCTATTGATGCATTTCATTACAACTGCCGATTGTGTGTTATGTTCCATATAAGGTCTTGCTAAAGTATCAACGAATTTCGCCAATGGAATTCCTAATCCATTAGCTAGCCATTCCTGCAGGTCTGAAATTCCATCGTAAGTTTCTCTTTTATGATCATCTATTTCGATTTCTGCTACTGCAGCTacaactaaaataattaaaattaattttttcatttttttttatttttttaaattgattctcTTAAAACAACTTAAAAGAAACtgaaaataagataaaatttgtctgatattttatttgctaaaatttagttttttttttcaaattattttaacaagtgTTGTTTTTCCAATATTCTCAAGgacaagttatttttttgcacctGTCAATCAATTTCGACAACTGtgtctatttaatttttaatttttgcaaaacaaaaaaaaaataaaaatatttttaatgtgaattttaatgagtttttaatttttacctaaaattttataaaaaatcacaaatttaaattttttcacattaaaattattcaaaaaagttcaaatttagaaaattttttattcagcaaattttttattcagaaaattttttattcagagaattttttattcagcaaatttttaattcagcaaatttttaattcagcaaattttttattcagcaaattttttattcagcaaattttttatttacagaatttcaattcagtaattttttttactcagcaaattttttattcagaaaaatttttattcagcaaattttttaaacagcaaatttctaatttagcaaactttttattcagcaaatttcgcaaatttttatagttcGCGAAATTGTAATTGTTCACAATGTTCGTTGATAAGGTAATGTAATCTGCGTTGTATattatcctttttttcctcttccctTGTAGGTATATATTTCTgtctacacttttttttctgtaacaaGATTTACGCGGTCAACTCTTTTTTTCAGAGGTTTTCTTAATAGATTAATAAAATGAGTGCTTTGTGTCCGTGTGCCGGaatgcgaagaaaaaaacaagaaaaggtCTTAAGAAAttcgtttttcttttaaattaaacttttttttctctcgttcatTTTTGGTTTagtgaacaatgttttttttttatttttaaagcaaagaTTGGAGAATGGGTGAAAGTTCAatcttggatttttttgttttctggaTTTGGTGTGGAATATTTTGCTTTGGCATTGTTTATACATTGGCTTGTTTGCAACACGTTTAGTAATAGTTGAACTATGGGATAAAAAGAGGGATTTTTAGCAATTcagtatttaaaattcaacaaaattttaagtttttttttcatttttgattgattttttggtctttgataaaaaaaattctaaaataaaaaaaaaaattataaaaattttggaaaattttcaagagccaacttttactattttaggaaatatttaaaaaaaaatttaagaaatttttaattttaattttttttaagaaattgaaactgaaaggAATATAAATCAAAACTGAGGTAAGTcttaatttgttgaaaaaaaattgaaaaaatagtaaaactcATCTCTTCTAAATTCACAAGGAGAAAGAGAACTGTAGAGTGAAAAGTAAATAACACATCAATTTTAGCCTATAAGCTtatttgtgtgtttgtatGTGTGTGAAAAAGAGATTAGACTTATTTTCTTTGTGCTACGTTCCACGCTCAACCTATGACAGAATAATCTCAACAtgtaatggaaatttttttttcgggtgagAATTTTCTAATACTTGACATACATATTCACTTCTTCTTTCTTTAGTTTTCTCTCTTTCAAgcaatttacaattttgtgCTTTTTGCTTCTTGTTCCTttcagaaaatcaattttatgataataaattgGCTCGAAAGACACAAAAGTACAAAGATTCTCAGAGCCTCAggtatttcattttgaaatgaGAATTATACAATcatctataaatatttatagatgTAAATCCTCGTTCAAAAATCTTTGCGGTAAGGAAAGAAGGAAGACAcagaaactttaattaaaggaTTTTCTCGCGCAGATGATGACATTCAGAGCATTcaaattatgaatgaaaaataaacacgTTTCTTGTGTTGAGAGTTCaaatgaatggaaaatgacaaaagaatTTAAGAGGAAATGTTGAATTAGCAGGAAGAGAATTGGGAAgtatttcaatggaaattttttgtaaaggtaagttttttttaaaaaatatttaagtccCTAAATTttaactgccaaaaaattgaaactgaaaaaaaaatttattttgacatagttttgatttgaaaactaaatcaagaacaaaactgtgtcaaaaactatgtcaaaaactgtgtcaaagccattttttatcaaattttgctccaaatggataaaaatttgtcagagggctctaatttatcatttttaatcattttataactcaaaactgcaaaaaaatttaaactgaaaaaattttttttctttgacatagttttgttttgaaaactaaatcaagaacaaaactgtgtcaaaaactatgtcaaaaactgtgtcaaagccatttttgtcaaattttgctccaaatggataaaaatttgtcaaagggctataatttatcatttttaatcattttataactcaaaactgcaaaaaaatttaaactgaaaaaattttttttctttgacacagttttcatttgaaaactaaatcaagaacaaaaaaaaattgaaactgtgtcaaaaactatgtcaaaaactgtgtcaaagccatttttgtcaaattttgctccaaatggataaaaatttgtcaaagggctataatttatcatttttaatcattttataactcaaaactgcaaaaaaatttaaactgaaaaaaatttttttctttgacacagttttgatttgaaaactaaatcaagaacaaaactgtgtcaaaaactatgtcaaaaactgtgtcaaagccatttttgtcaaattttgctccaaatggataaaaatttgtcaaagggctctaatttatcattttttatcattttataactcaaaactgccaaaaaattgaaactgaaaaaaaattttttttttgacatagttttgatttgaaaacaaactgtcaaaaactgtgtcaaagccatttttgtcaaattttgctccaaatggataaaaatttgtcagagggctataatttatcatttttaatcattttataactcaaaactgcaaaaaaatttaaactgaaaaaaaattttttctttgacacagttttgatttgaaaactaaatcaagaacaaaactgtgtcaaaaactgtgtcaaaaactgtgtcaaagccaatttttgtcaaatcttgctccaaatggataaaaatttgtcagagggctctaatttatcatttttaatcattttataactcaaaactgcaaaaaaatttaaactgaaaaaattttttttctttgacacagttttgatttgaaaactaaatcaagaacaaaactgtgtcaaaaactatgtcaaaaactgtgtcaaagccatttttgtcaaattttgctccaaatggataaaaatttgtcaaagggctataatttatcatttttaatcattttataactcaaaactgcaaaaaaatttaaactgaaaaaattttttttctttgacacagttttgatttgaaaactaaatcaagaacaaaactgtgtcaaaaactatgtcaaaaactgtgtcaaagccaattttgtcaaattttgctccaaatggataaaaatttgtcagagggctctaatttatcatttttaatcattttataactcaaaactgccaaaaattgaaactgaaaaaaatttttttctttgacatagttttgttttgaaaactaaatcaagagcaaaaaaactgtgtcaaaaactatgtcaaaaactgtgtcaaagccatttttgtcaaattttgctccaaatggataaaaatttgtcaaagggctataatttatcatttttaatcattttataactcaaaactgcaaaaaaatttaaactgaaaaaattttttttctttgacacagttttgatttgaaaactaaatcaagaacaaaactgtgtcaaaaactatgtcaaaaactgtgtcaaagccatttttgtcaaattttgctccaaatggataaaaatttgtcaaagggctataatttatcatttttaatcattttataactcaaaactgcaaaaaaatttaaactgaaaaaattttttttctttgacacagttttgatttgaaaactaaatcaagaacaaaactgtgtcaaaaactgtgtcaaaaactgtgtcaaagcaatttttgtcaaattttgctccaaatggataaaaatttgtcagagggctctaatttatcatttttaatcattttataactcaaaactgcaaaaaaaattgaaactgaaaaaaaaaattttttctttgacacagttttgatttgaaaactaaatcaagaacaaaactgtgtcaaaaactatgtcaaaaactgtgtcaaagccaattttgtcaaattttgctccaaatggataaaaatttgtcagaaggctctaatttatcatttttaatcattttataactcaaaactgcaaaaaaatttaaactgaaaaaaattttttttctttgacacagttttgatttgaaaactaaatcaagaacaaaactgtgtcaaaaactatgtcaaaaactgtgtcaaagccatttttgtcaaattttgctccaaatggataaaaatttgtcagagggctctaatttatcatttttaatcattttataactcaaaactgccaaaaaattgaaactgaaaaaaaatttttttctttgacacagttttgatttgaaaactaaatcaagaagtgtcaaaaacttgtcaaaaactgtgtcaaagccatgaaattttgcctttttgtcaaaatttatcatttttaatcattttataactcaaaactgccaaaataacttctttttttttaaaaatcaccttttaatcattttatgaaccttttttcctcaaaaataacCTCGCTTTAATACTTTTGAAACTAAGtcaaaaaataccaaatttCGAATCCTCCTC is part of the Culicoides brevitarsis isolate CSIRO-B50_1 chromosome 3, AGI_CSIRO_Cbre_v1, whole genome shotgun sequence genome and harbors:
- the LOC134835505 gene encoding lipase member H-like → MDPLVLTLLSITVVRLVVLVEQKNVKRVVAAVAEIEIDDHKRETYDGISDLQEWLANGLGIPLAKFVDTLARPYMEHNTQSAVVMKCINRENPEPKEFRKQLKTKNDGKKKNRFINETLPVAILIHGWRFTESKWMMEMANDYIKYNDVNVCMIYWESLAWGTDLIRIIDRSIPRATKLISGFIQTLNEYHGIELDDISLIGHGLAAHLASFVSNQFDNQIGAIYALDPMGPLFTEPVQDEYEYRLDRRDAKYIQAIYTSSNALGSDTMMGHQNFRPNLGRYPQFPCRFRKTELAYVCSHEIVIDYFRYALNPENVFAARRCDRNLTNYLMDNCKTKFYDRMGIHADREKPGVYYFEPSKNPPYVPYTLETDNGY